One window of the Nicotiana tabacum cultivar K326 chromosome 4, ASM71507v2, whole genome shotgun sequence genome contains the following:
- the LOC107795140 gene encoding gibberellin-regulated protein 6-like, with amino-acid sequence MFSRKSAMAKLVSFFLLALVAISMVATTVLAADAQYHLDASRYGPGSLKPSQCLPQCTRRCSKTQYHKPCMFFCQKCCKTCLCVPPGFYGNKGVCPCYNNWKTQQGGPKCP; translated from the exons ATGTTCTCAAGAAAATCAGCAATGGCCAAGCTcgtttcatttttccttttggcTCTCGTTGCCATATCCATGGTTGCAACCACTGTTTTGGCTGCAGATGCCCAGTACCACCTTGATGCT TCAAGGTACGGTCCAGGGAGCTTGAAGCCATCAC AATGCCTGCCACAATGCACGAGGAGATGTAGCAAGACACAGTACCACAAACCATGCATGTTCTTCTGCCAAAAATGCTGCAAAACATGTCTGTGTGTTCCCCCTGGTTTCTATGGAAACAAGGGTGTTTGCCCATGCTACAACAACTGGAAGACCCAGCAAGGAGGACCCAAATGCCCTTAA
- the LOC107795132 gene encoding putative arabinosyltransferase ARAD1 — MSLIPDKSMLPSRSLSCLIAISVFLLIISSLSLLQFADNSFIPRSVFSLILANSTSVYLTSSGESKAPFLPIETSHEQILKSQELACHTSSFSNDNVGFGVGKTCGPKRALLKVYMYDLPPEFHFGLLGWKGSRDQTWPSVGNPSQIPSYPGGLNLQHSIEYWLTLDLLSSNSPNINRPCTAVRVLNSSEADVIFVPFFSSLSYNRHSKVQGKEKISLDRVLQDKVVDFLKSRDEWKRRGGKDHVIVAHHPNSMLDAREKLGSTMFVLADFGRYRAEIANIGKDVIAPYKHMVQTIGAGNSPSFRQRNTLVYFQGAIYRKDGGEIRQNLYYLLKDEKDVHFTFGSIQANGVREAGRGMASSKFCLNIAGDTPSSNRLFDAIASHCIPVIISDEIELPFEDVLDYSEFCVFVNSSDAVKKGYLLNLLREMKEDQWTKMWERIKVLSKHFDYQYPSQTGDAVDMIWQAVSRKVSSIQLKDHRDKRYHRSQLFLKDQMS, encoded by the exons ATGTCTCTGATTCCTGATAAAAGCATGTTACCTTCAAGGTCTCTGTCCTGTCTAATAGCCATTTCTGTTTTCCTTTTGATAATTTCTTCACTTTCCCTTCTTCAATTTGCTGACAATTCTTTCATACCCAGATCAGTTTTTAGTTTAATTCTTGCTAATAGTACATCCGTTTACTTGACCTCAAGTGGAGAATCTAAAGCTCCTTTCTTGCCTATTGAAACTTCACATGAACAAATCCTGAAAAGCCAAGAGTTAGCTTGTCACACTTCCAGTTTCAGCAATGATAATGTTGGATTCGGAGTTGGGAAAACTTGTGGCCCGAAACGAGCTCTTCTTAAAGTGTATATGTATGACTTACCTCCTGAATTTCACTTTGGGCTATTAGGTTGGAAAGGAAGTAGGGACCAAACATGGCCTAGTGTTGGTAACCCGAGCCAAATACCCTCATATCCTGGTGGCTTGAATTTGCAGCACAGCATTGAATATTGGCTTACCCTTGACCTTCTATCCTCAAACTCCCCAAATATTAATAGACCATGCACTGCTGTCAGGGTGCTGAATTCGAGTGAAGCAGATGTAATTTTTGTGCCCTTCTTTTCGTCTTTGAGTTACAATAGGCATTCGAAGGTTCAAGGGAAGGAAAAAATCAGTCTCGATAGAGTGCTGCAGGATAAAGTGGTGGACTTTTTAAAAAGTAGAGATGAGTGGAAGCGAAGGGGTGGAAAGGATCATGTAATTGTTGCTCACCACCCCAATAGTATGTTGGATGCAAGAGAGAAGCTAGGTTCCACCATGTTTGTACTTGCAGATTTTGGAAGGTATAGAGCCGAAATAGCAAATATTGGAAAGGATGTGATTGCTCCTTACAAACATATGGTCCAGACAATAGGTGCTGGCAACTCACCCTCTTTCAGACAACGGAATACGTTAGTTTACTTTCAAGGGGCAATCTATCGAAAAGAT GGTGGAGAGATTCGTCAAAATTTATACTACCTTCTCAAAGATGAAAAGGATGTACACTTCACATTTGGAAGCATTCAAGCAAATGGTGTCAGGGAGGCTGGAAGAGGAATGGCATCGTCCAAATTCTGCCTGAATATTGCTGGAGACACTCCCTCTTCAAATCGTCTCTTTGATGCCATTGCTAGCCACTGTATTCCGGTTATAATTAGTGATGAGATTGAGCTACCATTTGAAGACGTTCTCGATTACTCAGAGTTCTGTGTGTTTGTAAATTCATCTGATGCTGTAAAGAAGGGCTACCTTCTGAACCTTCTTAGAGAAATGAAGGAAGATCAGTGGACCAAAATGTGGGAAAGGATAAAGGTGCTCAGCAAACATTTTGACTATCAATATCCATCCCAAACTGGTGATGCAGTGGATATGATTTGGCAGGCAGTTTCAAGAAAGGTGTCATCTATACAACTGAAGGATCATCGCGACAAAAGATACCACAGGTCGCAGCTTTTCCTCAAAGACCAGATGTCATGA